Proteins found in one Acipenser ruthenus chromosome 18, fAciRut3.2 maternal haplotype, whole genome shotgun sequence genomic segment:
- the LOC117419808 gene encoding BTB/POZ domain-containing protein 6-B isoform X1, producing MSVPPDCLHDRIMKCLTFFLLLPETLKKSKKGVKHNSTLPVCYEIVTLSLKKKMAAELYPVSTNTNLPNSNGTTVTTNTKKSIVPVNHTVTPCTTAAAQQNINNNNVETANWQSSHPTLRERNALMFNNELMADIHFIVGPPGSSEKVPAHKYVLAVGSSVFCAMFYGDLAEDKSEIHIPDVEHAAFLILLKYMYSDEIDLEADTVLATLYAAKKYIVPALAKACVNFLETSLEAKNACVLLSQSRLFEEPELSQRCWEVIDAQAELSLKSEGFCEIDQQTLEIILTRETLNTKEVVVFDAVLNWAVAECKRQGLVVTTRNKRNVLGKALYLVRIPTMTLEEFANGAAQSDILTLEETHNIFLWYTASNKPTLEFPLAQRKGLAPQKCHRFQSSAYRSNQWRYRGRCDSIQFAVDKRIFIAGLGLYGSSGGKAEYSVKIELKRQGTVLAQNLTTFISDGSSSTFSVWFEHPVQVEQDTFYTVSCILDGNELSYFGQEGMTEVQCGKVTFQFQCSSDSTNGTGVQGGQIPELIFYA from the exons ATGTCAGTGCCTCCAGATTGCCTTCATGACAGGATCATGAAGTGTTTGACTTTTTTCCTTCTACTTCCAGAAACCTTGAAAAAGTCCAAAAAGGGTGTTAAACACAACAGCACGCTGCCAGTATGCTATGAGATTGTAACTCTGTCTCTGAAGAAGAAGATGGCTGCAGAGCTGTACCCTGTTAGCACAAACACCAATCTCCCCAACAGCAACGGCACTACAGTGACTACAAACACCAAGAAGAGCATCGTCCCGGTTAACCACACTGTTACACCCTGCACCACAGCTGCGGCACAGcaaaacatcaacaacaacaacgtcGAGACTGCGAACTGGCAATCTTCCCACCCCACCTTAAGGGAAAG GAATGCCTTAATGTTCAATAACGAACTCATGGCCGATATACATTTTATTGTGGGTCCACCCGGTAGCTCTGAGAAAGTGCCAGCACACAAG TATGTTCTGGCAGTGGGCAGCTCAGTTTTCTGTGCCATGTTTTATGGGGATCTTGCAGAGGACAAATCAGAAATCCATATTCCAGATGTGGAACATGCTGCTTTCTTGATACTTTTAAA GTATATGTACAGCGATGAAATTGATCTGGAAGCGGACACAGTGCTGGCCACTTTGTATGCTGCCAAAAAATATATTGTGCCTGCTTTGGCAAAAGCTTGCGTGAATTTCCTGGAGACCAGCCTGGAGGCAAAGAACGCCTGTGTGTTGCTGTCTCAGAGCAGACTCTTTGAGGAGCCGGAGCTCAGCCAGCGTTGCTGGGAGGTGATCGATGCCCAGGCAGAGCTCTCTCTCAAATCAGAGGGCTTTTGTGAGATAGACCAACAGACTCTGGAGATCATCCTGACGCGAGAAACGCTCAACACTAAAGAGGTGGTTGTGTTCGACGCAGTTTTGAACTGGGCCGTGGCGGAGTGCAAAAGGCAAGGGCTGGTGGTCACGACAAGGAACAAGCGCAATGTTCTGGGGAAAGCCCTGTACCTGGTTCGAATACCAACCATGACACTGGAGGAGTTTGCAAACGGAGCAGCTCAGTCAGACATCCTGACTCTTGAAGAAACGCACAATATTTTCTTATGGTACACAGCCTCAAATAAGCCCACACTGGAGTTTCCCCTGGCACAGAGGAAAGGGCTGGCACCTCAGAAGTGCCACAGGTTCCAGTCGTCGGCATACCGCAGCAATCAGTGGAGATACCGGGGCCGCTGCGACAGCATCCAGTTTGCTGTTGACAAGCGCATCTTCATCGCAGGACTCGGACTGTACGGCTCGAGCGGTGGCAAGGCGGAGTACAGCGTCAAAATTGAACTCAAACGCCAAGGGACAGTCCTTGCCCAAAATTTGACTACATTTATATCCGATGGCTCTAGCAGCACTTTCTCGGTGTGGTTTGAGCACCCAGTGCAGGTGGAGCAGGACACCTTTTACACAGTGAGCTGCATCCTGGATGGGAATGAACTCAGTTACTTTGGTCAGGAAGGGATGACCGAAGTTCAGTGTGGAAAAGTGACGTTTCAGTTCCAGTGCTCGTCGGACAGTACCAATGGGACAGGTGTACAAGGGGGGCAAATACCTGAACTCATTTTCTATGCATGA
- the LOC117419808 gene encoding BTB/POZ domain-containing protein 6-B isoform X2, producing MLLFKFIQETLKKSKKGVKHNSTLPVCYEIVTLSLKKKMAAELYPVSTNTNLPNSNGTTVTTNTKKSIVPVNHTVTPCTTAAAQQNINNNNVETANWQSSHPTLRERNALMFNNELMADIHFIVGPPGSSEKVPAHKYVLAVGSSVFCAMFYGDLAEDKSEIHIPDVEHAAFLILLKYMYSDEIDLEADTVLATLYAAKKYIVPALAKACVNFLETSLEAKNACVLLSQSRLFEEPELSQRCWEVIDAQAELSLKSEGFCEIDQQTLEIILTRETLNTKEVVVFDAVLNWAVAECKRQGLVVTTRNKRNVLGKALYLVRIPTMTLEEFANGAAQSDILTLEETHNIFLWYTASNKPTLEFPLAQRKGLAPQKCHRFQSSAYRSNQWRYRGRCDSIQFAVDKRIFIAGLGLYGSSGGKAEYSVKIELKRQGTVLAQNLTTFISDGSSSTFSVWFEHPVQVEQDTFYTVSCILDGNELSYFGQEGMTEVQCGKVTFQFQCSSDSTNGTGVQGGQIPELIFYA from the exons AAACCTTGAAAAAGTCCAAAAAGGGTGTTAAACACAACAGCACGCTGCCAGTATGCTATGAGATTGTAACTCTGTCTCTGAAGAAGAAGATGGCTGCAGAGCTGTACCCTGTTAGCACAAACACCAATCTCCCCAACAGCAACGGCACTACAGTGACTACAAACACCAAGAAGAGCATCGTCCCGGTTAACCACACTGTTACACCCTGCACCACAGCTGCGGCACAGcaaaacatcaacaacaacaacgtcGAGACTGCGAACTGGCAATCTTCCCACCCCACCTTAAGGGAAAG GAATGCCTTAATGTTCAATAACGAACTCATGGCCGATATACATTTTATTGTGGGTCCACCCGGTAGCTCTGAGAAAGTGCCAGCACACAAG TATGTTCTGGCAGTGGGCAGCTCAGTTTTCTGTGCCATGTTTTATGGGGATCTTGCAGAGGACAAATCAGAAATCCATATTCCAGATGTGGAACATGCTGCTTTCTTGATACTTTTAAA GTATATGTACAGCGATGAAATTGATCTGGAAGCGGACACAGTGCTGGCCACTTTGTATGCTGCCAAAAAATATATTGTGCCTGCTTTGGCAAAAGCTTGCGTGAATTTCCTGGAGACCAGCCTGGAGGCAAAGAACGCCTGTGTGTTGCTGTCTCAGAGCAGACTCTTTGAGGAGCCGGAGCTCAGCCAGCGTTGCTGGGAGGTGATCGATGCCCAGGCAGAGCTCTCTCTCAAATCAGAGGGCTTTTGTGAGATAGACCAACAGACTCTGGAGATCATCCTGACGCGAGAAACGCTCAACACTAAAGAGGTGGTTGTGTTCGACGCAGTTTTGAACTGGGCCGTGGCGGAGTGCAAAAGGCAAGGGCTGGTGGTCACGACAAGGAACAAGCGCAATGTTCTGGGGAAAGCCCTGTACCTGGTTCGAATACCAACCATGACACTGGAGGAGTTTGCAAACGGAGCAGCTCAGTCAGACATCCTGACTCTTGAAGAAACGCACAATATTTTCTTATGGTACACAGCCTCAAATAAGCCCACACTGGAGTTTCCCCTGGCACAGAGGAAAGGGCTGGCACCTCAGAAGTGCCACAGGTTCCAGTCGTCGGCATACCGCAGCAATCAGTGGAGATACCGGGGCCGCTGCGACAGCATCCAGTTTGCTGTTGACAAGCGCATCTTCATCGCAGGACTCGGACTGTACGGCTCGAGCGGTGGCAAGGCGGAGTACAGCGTCAAAATTGAACTCAAACGCCAAGGGACAGTCCTTGCCCAAAATTTGACTACATTTATATCCGATGGCTCTAGCAGCACTTTCTCGGTGTGGTTTGAGCACCCAGTGCAGGTGGAGCAGGACACCTTTTACACAGTGAGCTGCATCCTGGATGGGAATGAACTCAGTTACTTTGGTCAGGAAGGGATGACCGAAGTTCAGTGTGGAAAAGTGACGTTTCAGTTCCAGTGCTCGTCGGACAGTACCAATGGGACAGGTGTACAAGGGGGGCAAATACCTGAACTCATTTTCTATGCATGA
- the LOC117419808 gene encoding BTB/POZ domain-containing protein 6-B isoform X3: MAAELYPVSTNTNLPNSNGTTVTTNTKKSIVPVNHTVTPCTTAAAQQNINNNNVETANWQSSHPTLRERNALMFNNELMADIHFIVGPPGSSEKVPAHKYVLAVGSSVFCAMFYGDLAEDKSEIHIPDVEHAAFLILLKYMYSDEIDLEADTVLATLYAAKKYIVPALAKACVNFLETSLEAKNACVLLSQSRLFEEPELSQRCWEVIDAQAELSLKSEGFCEIDQQTLEIILTRETLNTKEVVVFDAVLNWAVAECKRQGLVVTTRNKRNVLGKALYLVRIPTMTLEEFANGAAQSDILTLEETHNIFLWYTASNKPTLEFPLAQRKGLAPQKCHRFQSSAYRSNQWRYRGRCDSIQFAVDKRIFIAGLGLYGSSGGKAEYSVKIELKRQGTVLAQNLTTFISDGSSSTFSVWFEHPVQVEQDTFYTVSCILDGNELSYFGQEGMTEVQCGKVTFQFQCSSDSTNGTGVQGGQIPELIFYA, from the exons ATGGCTGCAGAGCTGTACCCTGTTAGCACAAACACCAATCTCCCCAACAGCAACGGCACTACAGTGACTACAAACACCAAGAAGAGCATCGTCCCGGTTAACCACACTGTTACACCCTGCACCACAGCTGCGGCACAGcaaaacatcaacaacaacaacgtcGAGACTGCGAACTGGCAATCTTCCCACCCCACCTTAAGGGAAAG GAATGCCTTAATGTTCAATAACGAACTCATGGCCGATATACATTTTATTGTGGGTCCACCCGGTAGCTCTGAGAAAGTGCCAGCACACAAG TATGTTCTGGCAGTGGGCAGCTCAGTTTTCTGTGCCATGTTTTATGGGGATCTTGCAGAGGACAAATCAGAAATCCATATTCCAGATGTGGAACATGCTGCTTTCTTGATACTTTTAAA GTATATGTACAGCGATGAAATTGATCTGGAAGCGGACACAGTGCTGGCCACTTTGTATGCTGCCAAAAAATATATTGTGCCTGCTTTGGCAAAAGCTTGCGTGAATTTCCTGGAGACCAGCCTGGAGGCAAAGAACGCCTGTGTGTTGCTGTCTCAGAGCAGACTCTTTGAGGAGCCGGAGCTCAGCCAGCGTTGCTGGGAGGTGATCGATGCCCAGGCAGAGCTCTCTCTCAAATCAGAGGGCTTTTGTGAGATAGACCAACAGACTCTGGAGATCATCCTGACGCGAGAAACGCTCAACACTAAAGAGGTGGTTGTGTTCGACGCAGTTTTGAACTGGGCCGTGGCGGAGTGCAAAAGGCAAGGGCTGGTGGTCACGACAAGGAACAAGCGCAATGTTCTGGGGAAAGCCCTGTACCTGGTTCGAATACCAACCATGACACTGGAGGAGTTTGCAAACGGAGCAGCTCAGTCAGACATCCTGACTCTTGAAGAAACGCACAATATTTTCTTATGGTACACAGCCTCAAATAAGCCCACACTGGAGTTTCCCCTGGCACAGAGGAAAGGGCTGGCACCTCAGAAGTGCCACAGGTTCCAGTCGTCGGCATACCGCAGCAATCAGTGGAGATACCGGGGCCGCTGCGACAGCATCCAGTTTGCTGTTGACAAGCGCATCTTCATCGCAGGACTCGGACTGTACGGCTCGAGCGGTGGCAAGGCGGAGTACAGCGTCAAAATTGAACTCAAACGCCAAGGGACAGTCCTTGCCCAAAATTTGACTACATTTATATCCGATGGCTCTAGCAGCACTTTCTCGGTGTGGTTTGAGCACCCAGTGCAGGTGGAGCAGGACACCTTTTACACAGTGAGCTGCATCCTGGATGGGAATGAACTCAGTTACTTTGGTCAGGAAGGGATGACCGAAGTTCAGTGTGGAAAAGTGACGTTTCAGTTCCAGTGCTCGTCGGACAGTACCAATGGGACAGGTGTACAAGGGGGGCAAATACCTGAACTCATTTTCTATGCATGA